One region of Erwinia tracheiphila genomic DNA includes:
- the metG gene encoding methionine--tRNA ligase, which translates to MAQVAKKLLVTCALPYANGPIHLGHMLEHIQADIWVRYQRMRGNEVYFICADDAHGTPIMLKAQQQGVTPEQMIAEMSQEHQTDFAGFNISYDNYHSTHSDENRELSTLIYSCLKENGFIKNRTISQLYDPEKDMFLPDRFVKGSCPKCKAVDQYGDNCEVCSATYSPAELINPKSAVSGATPVMRDSEHFFFDLPEFGTMLQAWTRSGALQAQVANKMQEWFAAGLQQWDISRDAPYFGFEIPDAPGKYFYVWLDAPVGYMGSFKNLCDRRGDIDFDAFWRKDSNAGLYHFIGKDIVYFHSLFWPAMLEGSRFRKPTNLFVHGYVTVNGAKMSKSRGTFIKASTWLQHLDADSLRYYYAARLSPHIDDIDLNLEDFVQRVNADIVNKVVNLASRNAGFITKRFDGKLSAELADPTLYKTFTDASARIAEAWESREFSRAIRDIMALADAANRYVDEQAPWTVAKQKGREADLQAICSMGINLFRVLMTWLKPVLPGLSERAEAFLNQSLNWDDIEQPLLGHTVAPFKALYQRIEMDKVNALLDASKQDNAAANKQALSRPLANAPLQETITFDDFAKVDMRIALIQNAEFVDGSDKLLRLTLDLGGETRNVFSGIRAAYPDPAVLNGRLTVMVANLAPRKMRFGISEGMVMAAGPGGSDIFLLSPDSGAQPGMQVT; encoded by the coding sequence ATGGCTCAAGTCGCGAAAAAATTATTGGTAACATGCGCATTGCCGTACGCCAACGGCCCTATTCATCTTGGCCACATGCTCGAGCATATTCAGGCAGATATTTGGGTGCGCTACCAGCGAATGCGCGGCAACGAGGTTTACTTCATCTGTGCCGATGACGCTCACGGAACGCCGATAATGCTGAAGGCACAACAGCAGGGCGTCACGCCTGAGCAGATGATTGCCGAAATGAGTCAGGAGCATCAGACCGACTTCGCGGGTTTCAATATCAGTTACGATAACTATCACTCGACGCACAGTGATGAAAACCGTGAACTGTCCACCCTGATTTATTCCTGTCTGAAAGAGAACGGTTTTATCAAAAACCGCACTATTTCTCAGCTTTACGACCCGGAAAAAGACATGTTTCTGCCGGATCGTTTTGTGAAGGGCTCCTGCCCGAAATGCAAAGCGGTCGATCAATACGGTGACAACTGTGAGGTTTGCAGCGCCACCTACAGCCCGGCGGAGCTTATCAATCCAAAGTCTGCTGTTTCCGGTGCCACGCCGGTGATGCGCGATTCGGAACATTTCTTTTTTGATCTGCCAGAATTCGGCACCATGCTGCAGGCGTGGACCCGTTCCGGGGCGTTACAGGCCCAGGTTGCTAATAAAATGCAGGAGTGGTTTGCAGCCGGGCTGCAACAGTGGGATATTTCCCGCGATGCGCCCTACTTCGGTTTTGAAATCCCGGATGCACCAGGTAAATATTTTTACGTCTGGCTGGATGCGCCGGTTGGCTATATGGGCTCGTTCAAAAACCTGTGCGACCGCCGCGGCGACATCGATTTCGATGCATTCTGGCGCAAGGATTCAAACGCCGGGCTGTATCATTTTATTGGCAAAGATATCGTTTATTTCCACAGCCTGTTCTGGCCGGCCATGCTGGAAGGCAGCCGTTTTCGCAAGCCAACCAACCTGTTTGTTCACGGCTATGTCACGGTAAACGGCGCGAAAATGTCTAAATCCCGCGGCACCTTTATTAAGGCCAGCACCTGGCTGCAACATCTTGATGCTGACAGCCTGCGTTATTATTACGCCGCGAGGCTTTCACCGCACATTGATGATATCGACCTCAATCTGGAAGATTTTGTCCAGCGCGTTAATGCCGATATCGTCAATAAAGTGGTGAACCTGGCGTCGCGTAATGCGGGTTTTATCACTAAACGCTTCGACGGCAAACTTTCGGCTGAACTGGCCGATCCGACACTGTATAAAACCTTTACCGATGCCTCTGCCCGCATTGCTGAAGCCTGGGAAAGTCGTGAATTCAGCCGCGCCATCCGTGACATCATGGCGCTGGCCGATGCGGCCAATCGCTATGTTGACGAACAGGCCCCATGGACGGTGGCAAAGCAGAAGGGCCGCGAGGCTGACCTGCAGGCGATCTGCTCAATGGGCATCAATCTGTTCCGCGTGCTGATGACCTGGCTAAAACCGGTGCTGCCGGGCCTGAGCGAACGTGCAGAAGCTTTCCTCAATCAGTCTCTGAACTGGGATGATATTGAGCAGCCGCTGCTAGGTCATACTGTTGCGCCCTTTAAGGCACTCTATCAGCGTATTGAGATGGACAAGGTGAATGCGCTACTGGACGCCTCAAAACAAGACAACGCTGCCGCAAATAAGCAGGCATTGAGTCGGCCGCTGGCCAATGCGCCGCTGCAGGAAACCATTACGTTTGATGATTTTGCCAAAGTAGATATGCGCATTGCGCTGATACAAAACGCCGAATTTGTCGATGGTTCGGACAAACTGCTGCGCCTGACCCTGGATCTGGGCGGTGAAACACGCAATGTTTTTTCCGGTATTCGCGCAGCCTATCCAGATCCGGCTGTGCTCAATGGCCGTCTGACAGTGATGGTCGCCAACCTCGCACCGCGTAAAATGCGTTTTGGTATTTCTGAAGGTATGGTGATGGCAGCAGGCCCCGGAGGCAGCGATATTTTTCTGCTTTCCCCGGACAGCGGCGCACAGCCTGGCATGCAGGTGACATAA
- a CDS encoding CidA/LrgA family protein, with the protein MRSTLYAGGRYLRAFLIIYLSLWAGNGIASLLPVMIPGSIIGILLLFALLASQLLPVRWVQPGSRLLIRYMALLFVPISVGVMEHTDILRAQFGPIVVSVALSTFIVLITVGLASHKLHGRATLKPGASDE; encoded by the coding sequence ATGCGCAGTACGCTTTATGCAGGCGGGCGCTATCTTCGCGCTTTCCTGATTATTTACCTCTCACTGTGGGCCGGTAACGGCATCGCCTCACTGTTACCGGTGATGATCCCCGGCAGCATTATCGGCATACTGCTTTTGTTTGCGCTGCTTGCCAGCCAGCTGCTGCCGGTCCGTTGGGTACAGCCAGGCAGCAGACTGCTGATCCGCTACATGGCGCTGCTGTTTGTTCCCATCAGCGTTGGCGTAATGGAACACACCGATATTCTCCGCGCCCAGTTTGGCCCGATTGTGGTTTCCGTGGCGCTGAGTACCTTTATCGTATTGATTACCGTCGGTCTGGCTTCACACAAGCTGCACGGTCGTGCGACGCTCAAGCCGGGAGCGAGCGATGAGTGA
- a CDS encoding CidB/LrgB family autolysis modulator, producing MSDIWWSLPLTLGTFFSARKLAARVNLSFFNPLLISMAAIIPLLLVINMPYARYFDGSKVLNQLLQPAVVALAVPLYEQLHQIRARWKSIIGICFIGSLTAMISGTAIALWMGATPQIAATVMPKSVTTPIAMAVSSTLGGVPAISAICVLIAGVLGAVFGHMLLDRLRIRLKSARGLAIGNASHALGTARCAELDYQEGTYSSLALVICGIITSLLAPLLFPLLLHLWQ from the coding sequence ATGAGTGACATCTGGTGGTCCCTGCCGCTGACGCTGGGAACGTTTTTTTCTGCACGTAAACTGGCGGCCAGGGTTAACCTCTCATTTTTTAATCCCCTGCTGATTTCTATGGCGGCTATTATTCCGTTACTGCTGGTCATCAATATGCCTTACGCTCGCTACTTCGACGGCAGTAAGGTGCTGAATCAGCTACTTCAGCCTGCAGTGGTAGCCCTAGCTGTACCGCTGTACGAGCAGCTGCATCAGATTCGCGCACGCTGGAAATCGATTATTGGCATTTGCTTCATTGGCAGCCTGACCGCGATGATCTCCGGTACCGCCATTGCGCTGTGGATGGGGGCGACGCCACAGATCGCCGCCACCGTTATGCCAAAGTCGGTGACAACGCCGATTGCCATGGCGGTATCGTCCACGCTAGGAGGTGTCCCGGCAATCAGCGCCATCTGCGTACTAATAGCCGGAGTGCTGGGCGCGGTATTTGGACATATGCTGTTGGACAGACTTCGTATTCGTCTGAAATCCGCGCGAGGTCTGGCCATCGGCAATGCTTCCCACGCGTTGGGGACAGCGCGCTGTGCCGAGCTGGATTATCAGGAAGGGACTTACAGCTCGCTGGCACTGGTAATTTGCGGCATTATTACCTCTTTACTGGCACCGTTACTGTTTCCACTGTTGTTACATCTCTGGCAATGA
- the cdd gene encoding cytidine deaminase: MQSRFQTALASLPPLLQTAVFPFLNANDFPGYFTSGQVSAILSESGLDHRELTFALLPLAAACAVTPLSGFNVGAVALGESGHLWFGANMEFPGATMQQTVHAEQSAVTHAWMRGETRLVAMTINYTPCGHCRQFMNELNSATTLSIHLPGRPPALLVDYLPDTFGPRDLSIHTLLLDPVDHGLVIKGNPLHRAALDAANRSYAPYSQALSGVALQTADGTIFSGSYAENAAFNPSLPPLQAALILLNMSGYDMQDIQRAMLAEEADAKLIQRHATEATLQALGCRDITLIPLR, from the coding sequence ATGCAATCCCGTTTTCAGACTGCCCTGGCCAGCCTGCCGCCTTTGTTGCAGACTGCCGTTTTTCCTTTTCTCAACGCCAACGATTTTCCAGGCTACTTTACATCCGGCCAGGTCTCCGCCATTTTGTCCGAAAGCGGCCTTGACCACCGTGAACTGACGTTTGCTTTGCTGCCGCTGGCGGCCGCCTGCGCGGTAACGCCCCTTTCCGGCTTTAACGTTGGCGCTGTCGCACTGGGCGAAAGCGGCCACTTATGGTTTGGCGCTAATATGGAATTCCCCGGCGCAACCATGCAGCAAACCGTGCATGCCGAGCAGAGCGCCGTTACCCATGCGTGGATGCGCGGCGAAACCAGGCTGGTGGCAATGACCATCAACTATACGCCGTGCGGCCACTGTCGCCAGTTTATGAATGAACTGAACAGCGCAACCACCCTGTCGATTCATCTGCCCGGACGCCCGCCTGCACTGCTGGTGGATTATCTGCCGGACACGTTTGGCCCGCGCGATTTATCGATCCACACCCTGCTGCTCGACCCAGTAGACCACGGTCTCGTCATCAAGGGCAATCCCCTTCACCGGGCCGCGTTAGACGCCGCTAACCGCAGTTACGCACCCTATTCTCAGGCACTGAGCGGCGTGGCCCTGCAAACCGCTGATGGCACCATTTTTTCCGGCAGCTACGCCGAGAATGCCGCGTTCAATCCCAGCCTTCCGCCACTACAGGCAGCGCTTATTCTGCTCAATATGAGCGGCTATGACATGCAGGATATTCAGCGTGCAATGCTGGCTGAAGAAGCTGATGCGAAGCTGATTCAGCGCCACGCAACTGAGGCAACGCTTCAGGCGCTGGGGTGCCGCGATATCACCCTGATTCCTTTACGTTAA
- a CDS encoding NAD-dependent malic enzyme — protein MELEHESKRPLYIPYAGPILLEFPLLNKGSAFSVEERNEFNLRGLLPETVETIEEQAQRAWRQFQDFKNDNDKHVYLRNIQDTNETLFYRLLDNHLEEMMPIIYTPTVGAACEHFSEIYRRARGVFISYPNRENIEDMLQNATKQNVKVIVVTDGERILGLGDQGIGGMGIPIGKLSLYTACGGISPAYTLPIVLDVGTNNQQLLNDPLYMGWRHPRITGEEYDQFVDEFIQAVKSRWPNVLLQFEDFAQKNAMPLLERYRNEVCCFNDDIQGTASVTLGTLIAASRAAGSKLSEQKVVFLGAGSAGCGIAEQIVAEMKSEGLSDDEARARVFIVDRFGLLTDKLPNLISFQSKLVQKSDNLSDWDSSSDSLSLLDVVRNARPDILIGVSGQTGLFSEEIIREMHKHCPRPIVMPLSNPTSRVEATPQDILTWTNGEALVATGSPFTPVTLKEKTYPIAQCNNSYIFPGVGLGVIASGATRVTDSMLMAASRALAECSPLVNDGKGPVLPEVKDIQGVSKVIAMAVGKAAQEAGVAVATTEDVLSRAISANFWLPQYRHYRRTSI, from the coding sequence ATGGAACTCGAACACGAAAGTAAACGGCCACTTTATATCCCTTATGCTGGCCCTATTTTACTGGAATTTCCCCTATTAAATAAAGGCAGCGCCTTTTCCGTTGAGGAACGCAATGAATTCAATTTGCGTGGACTACTGCCCGAAACGGTAGAAACCATCGAAGAACAGGCGCAACGCGCCTGGCGTCAGTTCCAGGACTTCAAAAACGATAACGATAAACATGTCTACCTGCGCAACATCCAGGATACTAACGAAACGCTGTTCTACCGGCTGCTGGACAATCATCTTGAAGAGATGATGCCGATTATCTATACCCCAACTGTGGGGGCCGCCTGCGAGCACTTCTCGGAAATTTATCGCCGCGCCCGTGGCGTATTTATCTCCTATCCGAATCGCGAAAATATTGAAGATATGTTGCAAAACGCCACCAAGCAGAACGTTAAGGTGATTGTGGTCACCGACGGCGAACGAATTCTTGGGCTGGGCGATCAGGGTATCGGCGGAATGGGCATTCCAATCGGCAAACTGTCGCTCTATACCGCCTGCGGCGGCATCAGCCCGGCCTATACCCTGCCTATCGTGCTGGATGTCGGCACCAACAATCAGCAGTTGCTGAACGACCCGCTGTACATGGGCTGGCGTCATCCGCGAATTACCGGCGAAGAGTACGATCAGTTTGTTGATGAATTTATTCAGGCAGTAAAAAGTCGTTGGCCGAATGTACTGCTGCAGTTCGAAGACTTTGCGCAGAAAAATGCCATGCCGCTGCTGGAACGTTACCGGAATGAAGTATGCTGCTTTAATGACGATATTCAGGGTACCGCATCGGTGACGCTGGGTACGCTGATTGCCGCCAGCCGCGCGGCTGGCAGCAAACTAAGTGAGCAAAAGGTGGTATTCCTTGGGGCCGGTTCCGCGGGCTGCGGCATCGCCGAGCAAATTGTTGCTGAAATGAAATCGGAAGGCCTGAGTGACGATGAAGCGCGCGCCCGCGTGTTTATTGTCGATCGTTTTGGCCTGCTTACCGACAAATTGCCCAATTTGATCAGTTTCCAAAGCAAGCTGGTGCAGAAAAGCGACAATCTGAGCGACTGGGATTCTTCATCCGATTCGCTATCGCTGCTTGACGTGGTCCGCAATGCCCGGCCGGACATCCTGATTGGTGTCTCCGGTCAGACTGGCTTGTTCAGTGAAGAGATTATTCGGGAAATGCATAAGCACTGCCCACGGCCCATCGTGATGCCGTTGTCCAACCCCACCTCGCGCGTGGAAGCAACGCCGCAGGATATTCTGACATGGACCAATGGCGAAGCGCTGGTTGCCACCGGCAGCCCGTTCACACCAGTGACGCTGAAGGAAAAAACATACCCTATTGCCCAGTGTAATAACTCCTATATTTTCCCCGGTGTTGGCCTGGGCGTTATCGCTTCTGGTGCAACCCGCGTAACCGATTCGATGCTGATGGCAGCCAGCCGCGCACTGGCGGAATGTTCCCCGCTGGTTAACGATGGCAAAGGCCCGGTGCTGCCCGAGGTCAAAGATATTCAGGGCGTGTCAAAGGTGATTGCCATGGCGGTGGGCAAAGCGGCACAGGAAGCCGGCGTAGCCGTTGCCACCACGGAGGATGTCCTGTCCCGCGCCATCTCCGCCAACTTCTGGCTGCCGCAATACCGTCACTATCGACGTACCTCTATCTGA
- the sanA gene encoding outer membrane permeability protein SanA has translation MVKRLIYGLIIIVILLAASALALDRWISAKTVPWVYSSLKSLPHRQVGVVLGTAKYYRSGGINQYYLYRIQGALNAYNSGKVNYLLLSGDNAQHSYNEPVTMRRDLIAAGVPPSDIVLDYAGFRTLDSIVRTRKVFDTNDFIIITQRFHCERALFIAMHMGIQAQCYAVPSPKNMLNIRLREVGARLGALTDLYLMKREPRFLGPMVPIPARYEVPEDAQSYPAVTPEQLLELEQKLKAPAAPADVAQPAPAQFRPPFRFSPPGGNLNSDAAVSPCRAEKP, from the coding sequence ATGGTAAAACGCTTGATTTACGGTCTGATTATCATCGTTATTCTGTTGGCTGCATCGGCGCTCGCCCTGGATCGCTGGATCAGCGCGAAAACAGTACCCTGGGTTTATTCCAGCCTGAAATCGCTGCCCCACCGTCAGGTTGGCGTGGTACTGGGAACGGCAAAATATTATCGTAGCGGAGGTATTAATCAATATTATCTTTATCGCATTCAGGGTGCGCTCAATGCGTATAACAGCGGCAAAGTTAATTATCTGCTGCTGAGTGGCGATAACGCACAGCACAGTTATAACGAGCCTGTGACCATGCGTCGTGATTTGATCGCAGCAGGCGTTCCACCTTCGGATATCGTGCTGGATTATGCCGGGTTCCGCACCCTGGACTCTATTGTACGTACCCGCAAGGTGTTTGACACCAATGACTTTATTATTATCACGCAGCGTTTCCACTGCGAGCGGGCGCTGTTTATCGCCATGCATATGGGCATTCAGGCGCAGTGCTACGCCGTCCCCTCCCCCAAAAATATGCTGAATATTCGTCTGCGGGAAGTAGGCGCACGGCTGGGTGCGCTCACCGACCTTTATCTGATGAAGCGTGAGCCTCGTTTTCTGGGGCCAATGGTGCCTATCCCAGCGCGATACGAAGTACCGGAAGATGCACAAAGCTATCCGGCGGTGACGCCGGAACAGCTGCTGGAGCTTGAGCAAAAGCTGAAAGCACCCGCCGCGCCTGCCGATGTAGCGCAACCTGCGCCCGCTCAGTTCCGACCGCCGTTTCGGTTCTCGCCCCCTGGCGGCAATCTGAATTCCGATGCGGCCGTTTCTCCCTGCCGTGCCGAAAAGCCATAA
- the tnpA gene encoding IS200/IS605 family transposase, with translation MSRFQKASHVLWCCQYHIVWTPRYRFRILSNNVGKEVCKPIRISGEQPGIEVVELNVQTDHVPLRVKVPPRLSISHVTGDLKGKTALRLFSKFPCLRKNKQWGNDFWARGYCVDTVGINEEMIIKYVKYQEKHEVEESQLPLKAV, from the coding sequence ATGAGCAGATTCCAGAAAGCATCTCATGTGCTCTGGTGTTGTCAATATCATATCGTATGGACACCCAGGTACCGGTTTCGCATCCTTAGTAACAATGTTGGTAAAGAGGTCTGTAAGCCGATAAGGATCTCAGGTGAGCAGCCCGGGATAGAAGTAGTGGAGCTGAATGTCCAGACAGACCATGTCCCTTTGCGGGTAAAAGTGCCTCCACGGCTTTCGATTTCCCATGTAACAGGCGACTTAAAGGGTAAAACAGCCCTTCGATTGTTCAGTAAATTTCCCTGCCTGCGTAAGAACAAGCAGTGGGGGAATGATTTTTGGGCAAGAGGTTATTGTGTCGATACCGTAGGTATAAACGAAGAAATGATAATAAAGTACGTGAAGTATCAGGAAAAACATGAAGTTGAAGAGAGCCAGCTTCCACTGAAAGCAGTGTGA
- the mglC gene encoding galactose/methyl galactoside ABC transporter permease MglC translates to MNAVNKKNALTWLKEGGIYVVLLVLLAIIIFQDPTFLSLTNLSNILTQSSVRIIIALGVAGLIVTQGTDLSAGRQVGLAAVVAATLLQAMDNANKVFPHLDTVPIPLVILAVCVIGGIIGLINGLIIAYLKVTPFITTLGTMIIVYGINSLYYDYVGASPIAGFDDKFSTFAQGFIRFGDFKLSYITFYAAIAIFFVWILWNKTRFGKNIFAIGGNPEAAKVSGVNVNFNLILIYALSGVFYAFGGMLEAGRIGSATNNLGFMYELDAIAACVVGGVSFAGGVGTVAGVVTGVLIFTVINYGLTYIGVNPYWQYIIKGGIIIFAVALDSLKYARKK, encoded by the coding sequence ATGAATGCTGTAAATAAAAAAAATGCGCTCACCTGGTTAAAAGAGGGTGGGATATATGTGGTGTTGCTGGTATTGCTGGCAATTATTATTTTCCAGGATCCGACATTCTTAAGTTTGACCAACCTGAGTAACATTCTTACCCAGTCTTCTGTCCGTATTATTATTGCACTTGGCGTAGCCGGACTGATCGTCACCCAGGGTACCGATCTTTCTGCCGGTCGTCAGGTGGGGCTGGCGGCGGTGGTGGCGGCGACGTTGCTCCAGGCCATGGACAACGCTAATAAGGTTTTTCCTCATCTGGACACGGTGCCTATTCCATTGGTGATCCTGGCCGTCTGCGTCATCGGCGGAATAATTGGTCTGATTAACGGCCTGATTATCGCTTATCTTAAGGTGACGCCCTTTATCACTACCCTGGGCACCATGATTATCGTTTACGGTATTAACTCGCTCTATTACGACTATGTGGGTGCCTCTCCGATTGCCGGGTTTGATGATAAGTTTTCCACCTTTGCGCAGGGCTTTATCCGCTTTGGTGACTTCAAGCTTTCTTACATCACTTTTTATGCGGCCATTGCCATTTTCTTTGTTTGGATCCTCTGGAACAAAACCCGCTTCGGTAAAAACATTTTTGCCATCGGCGGTAACCCGGAAGCGGCCAAGGTTTCTGGGGTGAACGTTAACTTCAACCTGATTCTGATTTATGCCCTGTCCGGTGTGTTCTACGCATTCGGCGGCATGTTGGAAGCTGGCCGTATCGGTTCTGCTACCAACAACCTGGGTTTTATGTACGAACTCGACGCCATTGCTGCCTGCGTGGTCGGTGGTGTCTCCTTCGCCGGTGGCGTGGGCACGGTTGCTGGCGTGGTAACCGGCGTACTGATCTTCACCGTTATTAACTACGGTTTAACCTATATCGGAGTGAATCCTTACTGGCAGTATATTATCAAAGGCGGCATTATCATTTTCGCTGTAGCGCTGGATTCACTCAAATACGCCCGCAAGAAGTAA
- the mglA gene encoding galactose/methyl galactoside ABC transporter ATP-binding protein MglA, with translation MGSDKQPEQREYLLEMTNVSKSFPGVKALDNVNLKIRPHSVHALMGENGAGKSTLLKCLFGIYSKDNGSVVFQGREIDFKSSKEALENGVSMVHQELNLVLQRTVMDNMWLGRYPRKGFFVDQDKMYRDTKAIFDELDIDIDPRDKVVSLSVSQMQMIEIAKAFSYDAKIVIMDEPTSSLTEKEVNHLFTIIRKLKDRGCGIVYISHKMEEIFQLCDEITILRDGQWIATQPLDGLDMDKIIAMMVGRSLSQRFPDKTNTPGETILEVRNLTSLRQPSIRDISFDLRKGEILGVAGLVGAKRTDIVETLFGIREKSGGTIRLHGKKINNNSANEAINNGFALVTEERRATGIYAFLDIGFNSLISNIRKYKNSLGLLDNSRMKSDTQWVIDSMRVKTPGHATSIGSLSGGNQQKVIIGRWLLTQPEILMLDEPTRGIDVGAKFEIYQLIAELAKREKGIIIISSEMPELLGITDRVLVMSNGMVAGIVETKTTTQNEILRLASKHL, from the coding sequence ATGGGCAGCGATAAACAACCCGAACAGCGCGAATATTTGCTGGAAATGACCAACGTCAGTAAATCATTTCCCGGTGTTAAGGCACTGGACAACGTAAATTTAAAAATCCGCCCGCATTCGGTGCACGCTTTAATGGGTGAGAATGGCGCCGGAAAATCAACATTATTAAAATGCCTGTTTGGTATATACAGCAAAGACAACGGAAGTGTTGTTTTCCAGGGCCGTGAAATCGATTTCAAAAGTTCTAAAGAAGCACTGGAAAATGGCGTTTCAATGGTTCATCAGGAATTAAACCTGGTGCTGCAGCGCACGGTAATGGATAACATGTGGCTGGGTCGTTATCCGCGCAAAGGTTTTTTTGTCGATCAGGACAAAATGTACCGCGATACCAAAGCGATATTTGACGAACTGGATATTGACATCGACCCACGTGACAAGGTCGTTTCTCTTTCTGTTTCGCAAATGCAGATGATCGAAATTGCCAAAGCTTTTTCCTATGATGCGAAAATCGTCATTATGGATGAGCCAACGTCATCATTAACGGAAAAAGAAGTTAACCACCTTTTTACTATTATTCGTAAGCTGAAAGATCGCGGCTGCGGTATTGTTTATATCTCGCACAAAATGGAAGAAATATTCCAGCTCTGCGATGAAATCACTATTCTGCGCGATGGACAGTGGATCGCTACCCAGCCGCTTGACGGACTGGACATGGATAAAATCATTGCCATGATGGTAGGACGCTCACTCAGCCAGCGCTTCCCGGATAAAACCAACACGCCGGGTGAAACCATCCTTGAAGTACGCAACCTGACGTCCCTGCGTCAGCCTTCTATTCGTGATATATCGTTCGATCTGCGCAAGGGTGAAATTCTCGGCGTGGCAGGGCTGGTTGGCGCAAAGCGTACCGATATTGTGGAAACGCTGTTTGGAATCCGCGAGAAGTCGGGTGGGACAATCAGGCTTCACGGTAAAAAAATTAATAACAACAGCGCCAACGAAGCGATTAACAACGGTTTTGCGCTGGTTACAGAAGAGCGGCGCGCAACGGGTATCTATGCTTTTCTGGATATCGGGTTTAATTCACTGATTTCAAATATCCGTAAATATAAAAACAGCCTTGGCCTTCTTGATAACAGCCGAATGAAAAGTGATACCCAATGGGTTATTGATTCCATGCGGGTAAAAACACCGGGGCATGCCACATCAATTGGTTCTTTGTCCGGGGGGAATCAGCAAAAAGTTATTATTGGTCGCTGGTTATTAACCCAGCCAGAAATTTTGATGTTGGATGAACCTACGCGCGGTATTGACGTCGGGGCGAAGTTCGAAATTTATCAACTGATTGCTGAACTGGCGAAGAGAGAAAAGGGCATCATTATTATCTCTTCCGAAATGCCAGAGCTATTAGGTATTACCGACAGGGTTCTGGTAATGAGTAACGGCATGGTGGCAGGTATTGTTGAAACCAAAACGACTACGCAAAACGAAATATTACGTTTGGCATCGAAGCACCTTTAA
- the mglB gene encoding galactose/glucose ABC transporter substrate-binding protein MglB, whose translation MNKKAFALTVLAASMMCATDAHAADTRIGVTIYKYDDNFMSVVRKDIEKEARNSPDVKLLMNDSQNSQSTQNDQVDVMVAKGVKALAINLVDPAAAAVVISKAKANDIPVVFFNKEPTAKALASYDKAYYVGTDSKESGVKQGELIEKHWKANPNWDLNKDGVIQYVLLKGEPGHPDAEARTKYVIDTLNKDGLKTQQLHLDTAMWDTAQAKDKMDAWLSGPNGNKIEVVIANNDAMAMGAVEALKAHNKTSVPVFGVDALPEALALVKSGAMAGTVLNDAQNQAKATFDMAKNLAAGKSATEGTSYKLEAKVVRVAYVPVDKDNLAQIAK comes from the coding sequence ATGAATAAGAAGGCTTTCGCGCTTACTGTCCTGGCCGCCAGCATGATGTGTGCTACTGACGCCCATGCAGCGGATACCCGTATCGGCGTGACCATCTATAAATACGATGACAACTTTATGTCCGTCGTACGCAAAGACATTGAAAAAGAAGCCCGGAACAGCCCTGACGTTAAGCTGTTGATGAATGACTCGCAGAACAGCCAGTCCACCCAGAACGACCAGGTAGATGTCATGGTGGCCAAGGGCGTGAAGGCGCTGGCTATCAACCTGGTGGACCCGGCGGCGGCGGCAGTGGTTATCAGCAAAGCCAAAGCAAATGATATTCCGGTGGTTTTCTTCAATAAAGAACCAACGGCTAAAGCACTGGCCAGCTATGACAAGGCCTACTATGTTGGCACCGACTCAAAAGAATCCGGTGTCAAGCAGGGTGAGCTTATTGAGAAACACTGGAAAGCAAACCCGAACTGGGATCTGAACAAAGATGGCGTGATTCAGTATGTGCTGCTGAAAGGTGAACCGGGCCACCCGGATGCGGAAGCCCGTACCAAATACGTGATTGATACGCTGAATAAAGACGGCCTGAAGACCCAGCAGCTGCACCTGGATACCGCCATGTGGGATACCGCACAGGCGAAAGACAAAATGGATGCGTGGCTGTCTGGTCCAAACGGCAACAAAATTGAAGTGGTTATCGCCAACAACGATGCGATGGCAATGGGGGCCGTAGAAGCGCTGAAAGCTCATAACAAAACTTCCGTGCCGGTATTTGGCGTAGATGCGTTGCCGGAAGCGCTGGCGTTGGTGAAATCAGGGGCGATGGCCGGTACTGTGCTGAACGACGCGCAAAACCAGGCGAAAGCCACCTTTGATATGGCGAAAAACCTCGCCGCAGGCAAATCGGCCACCGAGGGCACCAGCTACAAACTGGAAGCCAAAGTAGTACGCGTTGCCTACGTGCCGGTTGACAAAGACAACCTGGCACAGATCGCGAAGTAA